The proteins below are encoded in one region of Ghiorsea bivora:
- the thiC gene encoding phosphomethylpyrimidine synthase ThiC, whose amino-acid sequence MSSGTNEARQPYPNSKKVYIEGSRPDIRVPMREISLSPTQTSDGFEENHPILVYDTSGPYTDPDVELDLQKGLPDVRTTWIEEREDTAFLTGLSSKYGNERRDDESIDHLRFEHLKQPRKAKVGKNVSQMHYARQGIITPEMEYVAIRENQKREHLREITKQHPGQNFGASIPHVITPEFVRDEVARGRAIIPANINHPELEPMIIGRNFLVKINGNIGNSALGSSIEEEVDKMTWATRWGSDTIMDLSTGKNIHETREWIIRNAAVPIGTVPIYQALEKVNGIAEDLTWEVFRDTLIEQAEQGVDYFTIHAGVLLRYVPLTANRLAGIVSRGGSIMAKWCLSHHRENFLYTHFEDICEIMKAYDVSFSLGDGLRPGAIADANDAAQLGELETLGELTKIAWKHDVQTMIEGPGHVPMQMIKENMDLQLDYCDEAPFYTLGPLTTDIAPGYDHITSGIGAAQIGWYGCAMLCYVTPKEHLGLPNRDDVKTGVITYKISAHAADLAKGHPGAQQRDDALSKARFEFRWEDQFNLSLDPDTAKSFHDETLPKESAKVAHFCSMCGPKFCSMKITQDVRDYAAEHGIDAMKAIEEGMYEQAANFNEKGGKIYHKA is encoded by the coding sequence ATGAGTTCAGGAACCAATGAGGCTCGCCAGCCTTACCCTAACTCAAAAAAGGTCTATATTGAGGGTTCCCGACCTGATATTCGTGTACCTATGCGTGAAATTTCATTATCGCCAACGCAAACATCGGATGGTTTTGAAGAAAATCACCCTATTCTTGTTTATGACACTTCAGGTCCATATACCGACCCAGATGTGGAACTAGATCTACAAAAAGGGCTTCCAGATGTACGTACGACATGGATTGAAGAGCGTGAAGACACAGCTTTTTTAACAGGTTTATCATCCAAATATGGTAATGAGCGCCGCGATGATGAAAGCATTGACCATTTACGCTTTGAACACTTAAAACAACCACGTAAAGCCAAGGTTGGCAAAAACGTTTCACAAATGCATTACGCCAGACAAGGTATTATTACGCCCGAAATGGAATATGTAGCCATTCGTGAGAATCAAAAACGTGAACACTTGCGTGAAATCACCAAACAACATCCTGGGCAAAATTTTGGCGCAAGTATTCCACATGTGATTACCCCTGAATTTGTACGCGATGAGGTAGCACGTGGCCGCGCCATTATCCCTGCCAATATCAACCATCCTGAATTAGAGCCTATGATTATTGGGCGCAATTTCTTGGTGAAAATCAATGGGAATATTGGTAACTCCGCTTTGGGCTCATCCATTGAAGAAGAAGTGGATAAAATGACTTGGGCAACCCGCTGGGGCTCGGACACCATCATGGATTTATCGACGGGTAAAAATATTCATGAAACCCGCGAATGGATTATTCGCAATGCTGCAGTACCGATTGGTACAGTGCCGATTTACCAAGCTTTGGAAAAAGTAAACGGTATTGCTGAAGATTTAACGTGGGAAGTATTCCGTGACACATTGATTGAACAAGCTGAGCAAGGTGTAGATTATTTCACCATTCATGCAGGTGTATTGCTGCGCTATGTACCACTCACAGCCAACCGTTTAGCTGGTATTGTGTCTCGCGGTGGTTCAATTATGGCGAAATGGTGTTTGTCACACCACAGAGAAAACTTCTTATACACCCATTTTGAAGATATTTGTGAAATCATGAAAGCTTATGATGTGTCATTTTCGTTGGGTGATGGTTTGCGCCCGGGCGCGATTGCTGATGCCAATGACGCAGCACAATTGGGTGAGCTTGAAACATTAGGCGAACTCACCAAAATTGCTTGGAAACATGATGTGCAAACCATGATTGAAGGCCCGGGTCATGTACCTATGCAAATGATTAAAGAAAACATGGACTTGCAACTTGATTACTGTGATGAAGCGCCATTCTATACGCTTGGCCCCTTGACCACAGATATTGCGCCAGGTTACGACCATATCACTTCTGGTATCGGTGCCGCCCAAATCGGCTGGTATGGTTGCGCTATGTTATGTTATGTAACACCCAAAGAACATTTGGGTTTACCTAACCGTGATGATGTAAAAACGGGTGTGATTACTTATAAAATCTCTGCGCATGCAGCCGATTTAGCCAAAGGTCACCCTGGTGCGCAACAGCGCGATGATGCATTATCTAAAGCAAGGTTTGAGTTCCGCTGGGAAGATCAATTTAATTTGAGTTTAGACCCAGACACCGCCAAATCATTCCATGATGAAACATTGCCTAAAGAGTCCGCCAAAGTAGCACATTTCTGCTCCATGTGTGGCCCGAAATTCTGCTCTATGAAAATCACCCAAGATGTACGTGATTATGCAGCAGAACACGGTATTGATGCCATGAAAGCCATTGAAGAAGGTATGTATGAGCAAGCAGCCAACTTCAATGAAAAAGGTGGTAAAATTTACCACAAG